In a genomic window of Streptomyces sp. SJL17-4:
- a CDS encoding HlyD family efflux transporter periplasmic adaptor subunit — MQFRQKALSKLQSPEELDLPVRFARPQGRLVLAVTVVVMAAATFWAFTGSVSSKLSAPGILTRAEGSYLLQSPYAGQVTAVHAEEGQSVSPGAPLLTVRTPQGDRDVRAVDGGRVTTLLAKTGLVVTTGADVATVERVKNPDDPLVAMLYVPGGSGATIPVGAQVDLGVPSAPQQRFGVLRGRVKAVGRAPQTPAQISGFLGDSRLAEQFARHGNPVAVLVQLERSATTPSGYRWSSADGPPYAVDSTTPVTGTVHLTAQRPVDWLLP, encoded by the coding sequence GTGCAGTTCCGTCAGAAGGCGCTTTCCAAGCTGCAATCGCCCGAAGAACTCGACCTGCCGGTACGGTTCGCGCGTCCGCAGGGCCGGCTCGTGCTCGCCGTCACCGTCGTCGTGATGGCCGCCGCGACCTTCTGGGCATTCACCGGATCCGTGTCCTCGAAGCTGAGCGCACCCGGCATTCTCACCCGGGCCGAAGGCAGTTACCTCCTCCAGAGCCCGTACGCGGGGCAGGTCACCGCCGTCCATGCCGAGGAAGGGCAGTCGGTGTCCCCGGGCGCACCCCTGCTCACGGTCCGGACGCCGCAGGGCGACCGGGACGTTCGCGCGGTCGACGGAGGACGGGTGACGACCCTCCTCGCCAAGACCGGTCTCGTCGTCACCACCGGCGCCGACGTGGCGACCGTGGAACGCGTGAAGAACCCGGACGACCCGCTGGTGGCCATGCTCTACGTGCCCGGCGGCAGCGGCGCGACGATCCCCGTCGGCGCCCAGGTCGACCTGGGTGTCCCGTCCGCACCCCAGCAGCGGTTCGGGGTGCTCCGCGGGCGGGTCAAGGCGGTCGGCCGCGCCCCCCAGACACCGGCGCAGATCAGCGGCTTCCTCGGCGACAGCAGGCTCGCCGAGCAGTTCGCCCGGCACGGCAACCCCGTCGCGGTGCTCGTCCAGCTGGAGCGCTCGGCCACGACCCCGTCCGGCTACCGGTGGTCCTCGGCCGACGGCCCCCCGTACGCCGTCGACTCCACGACCCCCGTCACCGGAACCGTCCACCTCACCGCGCAGCGCCCCGTCGACTGGCTGCTCCCGTGA